In Zingiber officinale cultivar Zhangliang chromosome 1A, Zo_v1.1, whole genome shotgun sequence, the DNA window atGACAATCTGATACAGGACAATGCAAACAGCAGTTGGAGTGTTTGGAGGTGAGAGTTGTACTGACGGAGTGAACATACTTCCTTTGATGGTTGAAAACACAGGGCACAGTGGTCGACCTGCTATTTCCAGTTTGAATTGTCCACCTTTCCTAGCAGTTGAACGATGTCGTGAACGCCTGGTATCCCTCTTTTTTGTAGCTTCTATTTGTTAAAGGTTTAAAAATCACTGCAGAATTAATTTCCTTTCGTGGGACTCTGGAATTCTGGCTGTTTTCCTACTTCCGGATTTATCTTGGATTTATTCTGATATCCGAGGAAATTTTCGTGGGACAGACTGATCACCTCCAAAAGTAATTGGATCAAAGAGCTAGATGTctgaattacaaaaaaaaaatgtcataGTGGCATGTATAAACTGCTATTTATAAGTCCAACTAAACATCAAATTGGATCATCCTTAGCTGCTTAATTACAATTCAGGTTTTTCCCCAATAATATATGATGAACTGCTCAATATCTTGACACTAAGGCCAAGAACTTGTCATTTTCAGAGACGTGGATTGTTAActaaaattcttttattcattaaaaAATGGATATCTTTCTTGATAATGATAAGCAATCTTGTCGTATAAATAATGACTTCTATCAGTAGTAAGTTTAGGTGGTTTTCTTATCTGGTATATTTACACCAATTGCAGGGAGTTAACCCAtgtgataaaagaagaagtataagcGAGTGCCAACAACTTTTTCCTGCAATTGACTTTTCTTTGGCAAGTCTTACTATTATTTTTTCGTTCGCTCAGTAATGCAATTTTAAGAAATAGCATtacagtttttttttccttgtaaaATATAATTGGATATGGCTCTTTTTAGGTAGAAAATGATGAAGACGTATTGTGGAAAGCTGATGTCAGAGAAGCTAATGAAGAAATTGCAGCTAGAGGAGTGAAGTTTATCGACTGGTAAATTCTTAATTGGACGTTATTGTTCGTATGGGATGATAATTAAGAGACAATTGCCTTTTACCTTTGTTTACATGCAATTGTCATTCCAACCTTTAATGTTTTTTTGTCTTCTCATCATGATTAACGTGCTTTCTGATTTGTCtgtaaacttattttttaatcctgatttagttatttttttctgAGTTAAACATCCTATCAATAATTTTCTCTCGGGTGTTAcgggaagaaaaggaggaaaacATAACTGCTCAAATAGTGAAAGAATAAACATTTGTCTTGCATCTTGAATATCAGCTTTCATTGGCCGAATAATCACCCATGAAGATGGTTTTAGCTCTTACACAATTAGGTATTCCTTTAGCCATTTTTGTTAGTAACATTGAAGATGTAAGGAGGGTGTTATGGACAAAAAAGGGTTTTCTTTTTGTTGCTTTTGAATTTTCTAATCTTCCTCCTATGGGTTTTCCAATTAAATTGAGCTTCACTCGCGGAAGATTATTTTTAGGCAGCCATCTCTGGAAGTTTGGGCAAAAATTTATTCTACCACAATGTATTCATTCATTCCATGCTATCTTGGTTTCTTTTACAGGTTATGGACACGCAAAGAGAAGGAAATTGCTATTGTAACCCATAGTGCATTCTTGTTTTATACTTTACAAGCATTTGGTGGTGACTGTCATCCTATTGTGAAGGAGGAAATTAGTAAATAGTAAGTTCTATTCCTAATATGTCTTTCTCTTTCATCGCGATCTAATCATTGTTCTTGTGCAATGGTTATGCATCTTCAATTTACAGTTTGAGAGAACTAATCAGACAAAATTTGTACCAAATACAGACACAAAGAACTTTAGATCCAAAAGGACTTGAAAATATTGTAAATCCATGAACAACTGAACTAATGAGACTAGAAAGAAAAACAATTGGTGGAAAACATAATATTGTTTGGTTTGGTGCGCCATTTAAAAATGGTCGGTTTTCGGTTTGGACGAGTCGAGTAAGTTGGGCAAACCAACTGGTCTGGATGCGTTAATGTGAATTAGTTCGGTTGGACTAGGTAGCAGGGAAGGGGACTCGTGGCAAGTAGGTCTGGCGACTGGCAAGGTACTTATTCGTCAACCCTAGAAAAATAATTTGGTGGAAAACATAATATTGTTCACTCGGTTGCACATTGGGATAGGTGAACTTGATATTATTATtgtcttattttaattttttatttcaaaggcATTTTGACAATTGCTGTATTTTATTTCAATTCTGACAACTTACCAGCACTCTGATCATGACGCAAAACGGAATATTGTTCGTCCTATTGCAACGTTCTTATTGGTGAACTCGatactattttttattaatataatttttttaatcctaAAGCATGTTGTTTTCTACTATTGTTGTTTCTTTATTCAGTTCTGACGACTTGCAAGCTCTGCGATCATGATGGAATGCAGAATATTTTTTCAATCTGTTATATTTATCCTTTCCTCAATCCTAACCTAATTCTCCACAATGCAGAAATAGTTTCTTTTTGGTGACGGATGATTCCTTTACGAGGTTTCTAATTGTAACATGATGCACTGTCCTTGAAAAGTTATCTCAAGCCTGTTTATATGCAAGGCTAGGGATGCTTATAAATGATGGGTTGATGTCAATAGACTTTGATCGTCTTTAATTTATTTAATGATAAGTGGTTAAACATAGAAAGGAAACAAGATCATATAATCATCTACTATCAGTATCAAAGATATGATTATTCTGTTCTGGTTTGCTAATCTATTTCATTTCCTGTTCTACAGCTTTGGTAACTGTGAACTGCGCTCCATGGTTTTAGTGGATAGAAGGTAAGAGTTTTCTTTAGCCAATCGATTTCGAGCGAACACCTCTGATACTGCGTTATTTGTTTTTGTAGCTTGCTTGGTTCTGAAACATCTAGTTGCAATTATCCTGGCAAGATATCGCATGCCGATGAGAAGCACGCAAGgagaaaacatatctaaattaACATGGTCAAGTGTAGGTTATGGTATGCCATCAATCAGCTACATAAATGCAAGGATTCAAGAGTTTTTGGACAAATTTATTGTTTGGACAGGAATGCCTGTGCATTCTTTTCTCTAATCACTTAATTAGCTATATAAATGAATCTTATCTAGGCATATACTACTCCATTTAAGGAAATTGTATCCTATTATTTTGATTAAATCCTGCTAGTTTATATTACGTTGTCCCTATCAAAAAGTTGTGTTTTGTCAGATAAAACATGTTTCACCTTTGATTCATTTCGTTTCAGTTTTTTGAGATTTATCATAAATACAATAACAATCAAATCTTATCTTATTAAGTAGGGTTaattatatggatccttttacgtcattgaactctatcttctattatatcattatctatatttaaataaattttattttattttattattgctaactgaTCCGATGGTAAGCGTAGGGAGGGGCTCGCATGGACAAGGGTCAATGACACGTGAAGGTCAAGGTCAGAGAGGTCAACCTACGGGTTTGGCTGATCGGATTGGTCTCATGGCTACTAGGCCGAGAGAAGTCTCATGGCCGCTAGGCCGGGATCGCGCCAAGGCTAGTACGAAGATAGCTCGACCACGAGTCGGGCTTCAGACGCTCCAAGCTACCAAGTACAGTGGAATTGTCGAGCCGAGCGGCATGTCCACCCGGCTGAACTGCAGCTCAACCAAGGAATCATTCTCGCTCGGTCTGGCATGCCTTCAGGTCCGAGCCCTACGGGGGCGAGTGGCTCTTCCGCTTGGCCTGAAACGGACAAGGCGTAGAAGGGGACAAAGGGAGCAACGGAGGATATCCTTCTTGAGACGTGTGTcgccgacagacagcatggttGGCGGCTGGACCGGACAgaaaatcgtacggtggaagtttccactgtcacgtcagagatatgcccgGACGATTGTGGCATGGCGCCAGGCTCGTTTTTCTGACACGACCATTTCTAGGTATGTTTTGAGGAGTGTACACACTTCGAAGAGCGTGCACGCTTCGAAGAGCGTGCACGCTTCGAAGAGTGTGCACGCACCCCCGGGGAGCACTATATAAGGGCCCTCaaccttcgacggaggtatgcattctacgttactgtagctacagtattcATTCTCGTCTTTCTCTCTTTCCGCTGgagttgacttgagcgtcggagggtcgttgccgggaaccccttctcggctcggttttgtgcttgcagaTTCTCGCCGGAGGTTCACAATAGTCGAAGGTCTATACGTCATCACCGAGAGTGCCTCGTACCCAGAGttcatcgactcagcactcggacaggatcaaattgacgcCGTCTATGgcaacacacctgaatccgagctgagaagatggaagaagttggatgccaactcatggtaacgctctctctcgaggagctcgacgcactcatccaagcgcgagccgcgaagatagtcgagcaacagcAGAAGGCCCAAGCCGAGCGGATAGCGCAGTAGGCCACCTCGGTTTCTAGTGGTCGAGTGGCgatggaggaccgaccggagcAATACTCTACTTGGGCGCAGAACAAGGGGCAGACTGGTGCCTCAGGAGACGCACCGCCCCGCCCctattccatttcatcgggcactGTTCCAGACTCCGTCGGAGCTGGCCCCAGCCAACTAGGGATCGTCCGATGAAGCGCCCCTGCGGGACGCCAGGAAGGAGAAGGCGTCGTGGGCTGAGTCATCCCCCAATCGGGTCAGTCGCCAGTTCTTCGAggcgatcttacaagaccctctcccAAAGCATTATGCTCCCATATTGATCGGAGACTATAACGGTACAACCGATCCGGGcgaccacctcggtaagttcgataatgctgctactctccatcaatacactgaCGGAGTCAAATGCaaagtcttcctcactacattgTCCGGTTCGGCACAAcgttggttccggaggttgccggacggatcaattaagagcttcagagacttccgaacggcattccttcatcactttgccagcagccgacgctaccagaagaccagcgtcagcctcttttccatgaagcaagggccaagagaaactctccgagcctacatccaacgcttcaaccaagcaGCTATGGACATCCCCGCAGTCTCGTCTGAAACAATGATGCACGCTTTCACACAAGGCTTAGTCAACGGGGACTTCTTTCactcgctcatcaggaagtcgtcccgcgactacgaccacatgctgaaaaaaGCAAATGAGTAtattaacgtggaagaagcgcaggcaGCCTGAAAGAAAGAAGCACCAGCCGAGCCTTCAGTCCCGACCGAGCGGAGACCACACACCAGCCAGCAACTGCCAAGAGGATCGCGTGCCGAAGGGATGAGGCCACATTAAGACTCTAGGTCACCCGTCGTTCAGCACATTGCAGCCGAACGACCTAgacaaaaaggcaaggtatggacgcccatgtaggaccgttagattcgatagaggggggtgaatatcgattagaaattttggagtataaacgcagcggaaaagtaaaatagacacaaatattttttacttcgttcggagcctgtgacgactcctactcgaaggcacgtggtccttgaccacttttgttgggcaatcactaacaagtcgaaatatgattacagaatgaatacaggaaatgctagtgaaaataaagcaataccgacaaggaaaaataaaaaccgaaggagcactttgtcggagcgttgttggtgtcgcactgaacgtcgagcagcaagaccagcagtagaggagttctcagattaattattgattctgaagctcctgcctggggcttcttttatatgctgctccgggcgcctggaatgtgacgtagctgctcaaaccgagatgctccacgtggcgacgattTGGCTGGATAGactttgccttccgggcgcccggatcccttccgggcacccggacctccgagcgcccagatcccctccgggcacccggaccaccttgttccagaaatctcctttttcctgcaaaacaaagttagtccgaggcaatatatatcctgcaaaacagattgttagcacattttatcatagtaggaattagcacaagtagtatgacttagattccgtctttccgagaccggaatctagtcacgatctcgacttagacatccgaaatggttctaagccggatcgatgcctaatgttcccttcccgggaacgcgtcctcgcagtcactcccttccagtgacttacctcacttacctgccagacgtccggtcagcccttcgacccgtctggacttcttgccagctatccggtcagcccgtcgacctagctggacttcttgccaagcgttcggtcagcccgtcgacccgcttggacttctcgtcagctatcaggtcagcccgtcgacctagctggacttcgtgccagacatccggtcagcccgtcgacctgtctggacttatcctgcacactcgatcagagtgttagataacgacgaacctaacttaacctgatttgtcattcatcaaaacctgagttagaccgttagtgctaaccgcaccaacaatctccccctttttgatggaatgacaacctggttaagttagtgaatatatgcaaaaatcaagcatgattttcgaggtttttaagttagtttttcaagtttgcatttagttgctctaacttaaccacctaaccctccccctttggcattcatcaaaaaagacAAGGATAAACATAGTGTAGAATTACTATAAAACAGCTgatcttgaaaaatatctgagtttggttcaaaaattcaagaaagaatccaagtaaaaaaatcaagttgtcttgggggagacaagttgaattttgaaaagtataaagttaatcaagttttaacCTTTCAggcgtgtaaaatttttaaatcaggtttttcaacctttcaaaaaaaatttcggttttaagtaacatttacttttcaagaggtaaattttcaacttcattttttcaaaacaaagcaaaaattaagtgagattaaattttgccaaaaaaattttttaagactaatttgataaaagctaaatttgtaaagtttaatagtcaactttttaaatcaggtttgaaaattaggtggaat includes these proteins:
- the LOC122024793 gene encoding phosphoglycerate mutase-like protein 1 isoform X3, with the protein product MLLNQACFRYSVVKLCTWHAQGIHNVEGEKDHSAYMSPEFFDAHLTPLGWNQVDNLRKQVKACGLSGKIELVITSPLLRTMQTAVGVFGGESCTDGVNILPLMVENTGHSGRPAISSLNCPPFLAVERCRERLGVNPCDKRRSISECQQLFPAIDFSLVENDEDVLWKADVREANEEIAARGVKFIDWLWTRKEKEIAIVTHSAFLFYTLQAFGGDCHPIVKEEISKYFGNCELRSMVLVDRSLLGSETSSCNYPGKISHADEKHARRKHI
- the LOC122024793 gene encoding phosphoglycerate mutase-like protein 1 isoform X2; translated protein: MDVAQSGLFPLQRCKIVHLLRHAQGIHNVEGEKDHSAYMSPEFFDAHLTPLGWNQVDNLRKQVKACGLSGKIELVITSPLLRTMQTAVGVFGGESCTDGVNILPLMVENTGHSGRPAISSLNCPPFLAVERCRERLGVNPCDKRRSISECQQLFPAIDFSLVENDEDVLWKADVREANEEIAARGVKFIDWLWTRKEKEIAIVTHSAFLFYTLQAFGGDCHPIVKEEISKYFGNCELRSMVLVDRSLLGSETSSCNYPGKISHADEKHARRKHI
- the LOC122024793 gene encoding phosphoglycerate mutase-like protein 1 isoform X1, whose amino-acid sequence is MNMDVAQSGLFPLQRCKIVHLLRHAQGIHNVEGEKDHSAYMSPEFFDAHLTPLGWNQVDNLRKQVKACGLSGKIELVITSPLLRTMQTAVGVFGGESCTDGVNILPLMVENTGHSGRPAISSLNCPPFLAVERCRERLGVNPCDKRRSISECQQLFPAIDFSLVENDEDVLWKADVREANEEIAARGVKFIDWLWTRKEKEIAIVTHSAFLFYTLQAFGGDCHPIVKEEISKYFGNCELRSMVLVDRSLLGSETSSCNYPGKISHADEKHARRKHI